In the genome of Actinomadura graeca, one region contains:
- a CDS encoding CoA transferase translates to MTRPDEERGGDRRRDPGAALRVVELSTGVAAKVCGRLLAGLGHEVILCEPPGGDPLRTQRPLDEHGVGFAFSSLDADKRSVVADLDTADGRTTLARLLDRADLLLTDLGPARARATGLTAPRIRDIWPGLVTVGITAAGLDDPRSDHPGDSLLAECFGGLASMIGEPDRSPLSLGGEQTAHAAAFAGFFGAMLALRRRARAGQGDVVDVALCDVAAYIDWKSDIETTVAATAPTRTGATAGPWRIVRASDGWVGFVFQHEQWGLLAELVSGSAPASPPDPERWWPVIERWAARLPKRTIYERAQSLGLAVGFSADLGDLRGDPQYGSRGFFREPRQGGTTVAPVGPPARAAGLPWRSGPPPALGDGGPSAARAWEHTGRRVPAPAGASGTARYGSGAPHPVAPLAGVTVLDLGTITAGAATGRLLADYGATVIKVESAGHPDPFRQWPVAGQPPATHGLDVSPMFESNNAGKLGVVLELKTEAGREALHRLAARADVVIENFTVGVTRRLGADFETLRAVNPGLVYLSLSSQGQDGPEAGRRSYGSTLDLLSGLASVTGYPGGGPMWSSAEVNYPDQAASLFGASLVAYCLERGVRGVHLDVSQRELISWTLADRIAEHAVTGVLPAPTGNRRPGGTPHDVYPCADEDRWVAVACRRRAEREALACLVAPAELTGRSDEWWWEHEARVDELIGAWTRARSRAECVRALTEAGVANAPVLSAAERRHEPRFRERRVYLGDRGSRRKGFPFTMRGFAPPDPAPAPALGQDQETVLADPGFCGRKETV, encoded by the coding sequence ATGACACGACCAGATGAGGAGCGGGGCGGCGACCGGCGGCGCGACCCCGGCGCGGCGCTGCGGGTCGTCGAGCTCTCCACCGGCGTGGCCGCGAAGGTCTGCGGCCGGCTGCTGGCCGGGCTGGGGCACGAGGTGATCCTGTGCGAGCCGCCCGGCGGGGACCCGCTGAGAACGCAGAGACCCCTGGACGAGCACGGCGTCGGCTTCGCCTTCTCCAGCCTCGACGCGGACAAGCGCAGCGTGGTCGCCGACCTGGACACCGCGGACGGGCGGACGACGCTCGCCCGCCTGCTGGACCGTGCCGATCTCCTGCTCACCGACCTCGGCCCCGCCCGGGCCCGCGCCACCGGCCTGACCGCGCCGCGGATCCGCGACATCTGGCCGGGCCTGGTCACCGTGGGCATCACGGCGGCGGGGCTGGACGACCCGCGCTCGGACCATCCCGGCGACAGCCTGCTCGCCGAGTGCTTCGGCGGCCTCGCCTCGATGATCGGCGAGCCGGACCGCTCCCCGCTGAGCCTCGGCGGGGAGCAGACGGCGCACGCCGCCGCCTTCGCGGGCTTCTTCGGCGCCATGCTCGCGCTCCGCCGCCGTGCGCGCGCCGGGCAGGGCGACGTGGTCGATGTGGCCCTGTGCGACGTCGCGGCGTACATCGACTGGAAGAGCGACATCGAGACCACCGTCGCCGCCACCGCGCCGACGCGCACGGGGGCCACCGCGGGGCCGTGGCGGATCGTCCGCGCGTCCGACGGCTGGGTCGGCTTCGTCTTCCAGCACGAGCAGTGGGGCCTGCTGGCCGAGCTCGTCAGCGGGTCGGCGCCGGCGTCGCCCCCCGATCCGGAGCGGTGGTGGCCGGTGATCGAGAGATGGGCGGCACGCCTGCCCAAGCGGACGATCTACGAGCGCGCCCAGTCGCTGGGGCTCGCCGTCGGCTTCAGCGCCGACCTGGGCGACCTGCGCGGCGATCCGCAGTACGGATCGCGTGGCTTCTTCCGTGAGCCGCGGCAGGGCGGGACGACGGTCGCGCCCGTCGGCCCTCCGGCCCGCGCCGCGGGGCTGCCGTGGCGCTCCGGGCCGCCACCGGCGCTCGGTGACGGCGGCCCGTCCGCGGCACGGGCGTGGGAGCACACCGGGCGGCGGGTGCCGGCACCGGCCGGCGCCTCCGGCACGGCCCGCTACGGGAGCGGGGCCCCCCATCCGGTGGCGCCGCTCGCGGGCGTGACCGTGCTGGACCTCGGGACGATCACCGCGGGCGCGGCCACTGGGCGGCTGCTCGCCGACTACGGCGCCACGGTGATCAAGGTCGAGTCCGCGGGACACCCCGACCCGTTCCGGCAGTGGCCCGTGGCGGGGCAGCCACCGGCCACGCACGGCCTGGACGTCTCGCCCATGTTCGAGTCCAACAACGCGGGCAAGCTGGGCGTGGTGCTGGAGCTCAAGACCGAGGCCGGTCGCGAGGCGCTGCACCGGCTGGCCGCCCGCGCGGACGTCGTGATCGAGAACTTCACCGTGGGCGTGACCAGGCGGCTCGGGGCCGACTTCGAGACCCTGCGCGCGGTCAATCCGGGCCTCGTCTACCTCTCCCTGTCGAGCCAGGGGCAGGACGGTCCCGAGGCCGGCCGCAGATCGTACGGTTCGACGCTCGACCTGCTCTCGGGGCTGGCCTCGGTGACGGGGTACCCGGGCGGCGGGCCGATGTGGTCGTCCGCCGAGGTCAACTACCCCGACCAGGCGGCGTCCCTCTTCGGTGCCAGCCTCGTCGCGTACTGCCTGGAGCGCGGCGTCCGCGGCGTCCACCTGGACGTCTCGCAGCGCGAGCTCATCAGCTGGACCCTCGCCGATCGGATCGCCGAGCACGCGGTGACGGGCGTGCTTCCCGCGCCCACCGGCAACCGGCGCCCCGGCGGCACCCCGCACGACGTGTACCCCTGCGCGGACGAGGACCGGTGGGTCGCGGTCGCGTGCCGCCGCCGGGCCGAACGGGAGGCGCTGGCGTGCCTCGTCGCGCCCGCGGAGCTGACGGGGAGATCGGACGAGTGGTGGTGGGAGCACGAGGCCCGGGTGGACGAGCTGATCGGGGCGTGGACCCGCGCCCGTTCCCGCGCGGAGTGCGTCCGGGCCCTGACCGAGGCGGGAGTGGCGAACGCGCCGGTGCTCTCGGCGGCCGAGCGCAGACACGAGCCGCGGTTCCGTGAACGGCGGGTCTACCTGGGCGACCGGGGCTCCCGCCGCAAGGGGTTCCCGTTCACGATGCGCGGCTTCGCCCCGCCCGACCCGGCTCCGGCGCCGGCCCTGGGACAGGACCAGGAGACGGTCCTCGCGGACCCGGGCTTCTGCGGCAGAAAGGAAACAGTATGA
- a CDS encoding thiolase domain-containing protein, protein MSISGQAFLAGAFEHPGRELPDESLAQIHATVCLGALADAGLTMDDVDGFFCGNDAAGAGWISMADYLGLRNLRYMDSTESGGASPIYHVSHAASAIVAGKCSVALVSLAGKPRTGTNSGPGPLKVPEDGFEGRMYGVAGATSTYALAARRHMHEYGTTSEQLAEIKVAATIHASHNPNAFLRKVMTVEEVVGSPLIADPLHRADCCVVTDGGGAVVVVSADVAASLARDSVKIMGAGEAGKIVNGGKTDLTYSGAVWSAPRAFEEAGVTPADVDYVSIYDSFTITVLMMLEDLGFCAKGEGGRFVQDGALVAPHGRLPFNTDGGGLANNHPGHRGGVTKLIEAVRQLRDEANEGVQVPDCQIALVHGNGGDLGTRMRSATMILGREDS, encoded by the coding sequence ATGAGTATCAGCGGGCAGGCGTTCCTCGCCGGCGCGTTCGAGCACCCGGGGCGGGAGCTGCCGGACGAGTCGCTCGCACAGATCCACGCCACGGTCTGCCTCGGCGCCCTGGCCGACGCGGGCCTGACCATGGACGACGTGGACGGCTTCTTCTGCGGCAACGACGCCGCGGGCGCCGGCTGGATCTCCATGGCCGACTATCTGGGCCTGCGCAACCTGCGCTACATGGACTCGACGGAGAGCGGCGGCGCGTCGCCGATCTACCACGTCTCGCACGCGGCGTCCGCGATCGTGGCCGGCAAGTGCAGCGTCGCGCTCGTCTCCCTCGCCGGGAAGCCGCGCACCGGCACCAACTCGGGCCCCGGCCCCCTGAAGGTGCCCGAGGACGGCTTCGAGGGCCGGATGTACGGTGTCGCCGGGGCCACGAGCACCTACGCGCTCGCCGCGCGCCGCCACATGCACGAGTACGGCACCACGAGCGAGCAGCTCGCGGAGATCAAGGTCGCCGCCACCATCCACGCCTCCCACAACCCGAACGCCTTCCTGCGCAAGGTGATGACGGTCGAGGAGGTGGTGGGCTCACCGCTCATCGCCGATCCGCTGCACCGCGCCGACTGCTGCGTGGTCACCGACGGCGGCGGCGCCGTCGTGGTGGTGAGCGCGGACGTCGCGGCGAGCCTCGCCCGCGACTCCGTGAAGATCATGGGTGCCGGCGAGGCAGGCAAGATCGTCAACGGCGGCAAGACCGACCTCACCTACTCAGGCGCGGTGTGGTCGGCGCCGCGCGCCTTCGAGGAGGCGGGCGTGACGCCCGCCGACGTGGACTACGTGTCGATCTACGACAGCTTCACGATCACCGTGCTCATGATGCTGGAGGACCTGGGCTTCTGCGCGAAGGGCGAGGGGGGGCGCTTCGTCCAGGACGGTGCGCTCGTCGCGCCGCACGGGCGGCTCCCGTTCAACACCGACGGCGGCGGCCTGGCCAACAACCACCCGGGGCACCGCGGGGGCGTGACCAAGCTCATCGAGGCGGTGCGGCAACTGCGCGACGAGGCGAACGAGGGCGTCCAGGTCCCCGACTGCCAGATCGCGCTCGTGCACGGCAACGGCGGCGACCTCGGCACCCGGATGCGGAGCGCCACGATGATCCTTGGAAGAGAGGACTCATGA
- a CDS encoding amidohydrolase family protein: protein MFILDTQIHMFLANTPDRPWPDIGETYTGSPESTPKQILPRMDELGIDAVAIVPAIWAGNDNSPQLAWAAQYPGRFGVMGRFDLWDPDRDRIERWFDDPWMRGIRMSYPEFRGRDWIDVDEFPWFWEAAERLGIPLMLLIYGPEVRKVARIAERHPDLRLIVDHMGLIIGDPLTQDLWAYIDDIFPLVKYPNVYMKFSAIPDYTAEPYPYPSLTPTLRRVYDAYGPQRLMWASDTTRVRGATWRENLDHVRYTLDFLSEEDKVWILGRTAATVLNWPRPESGWEWEHAGPGATEVAR from the coding sequence GTGTTCATCCTCGATACCCAGATCCACATGTTCCTGGCCAACACCCCGGACCGGCCCTGGCCGGACATCGGCGAGACCTACACGGGGTCCCCGGAGTCCACGCCGAAGCAGATCCTGCCCAGGATGGACGAGCTCGGCATCGACGCCGTGGCGATCGTCCCGGCCATCTGGGCGGGGAACGACAACTCGCCGCAGCTCGCCTGGGCCGCGCAGTACCCGGGCCGGTTCGGCGTGATGGGCAGGTTCGACCTCTGGGACCCGGACCGGGACCGCATCGAGCGCTGGTTCGACGACCCGTGGATGCGCGGCATCCGGATGAGCTACCCGGAGTTCCGCGGACGCGACTGGATCGACGTGGACGAGTTCCCGTGGTTCTGGGAGGCCGCGGAACGGCTCGGCATCCCGCTGATGCTGCTGATCTACGGCCCCGAGGTCCGCAAGGTCGCCCGGATCGCCGAGCGGCACCCCGATCTCCGGCTGATCGTCGACCACATGGGCCTGATCATCGGTGACCCGCTGACCCAGGACCTCTGGGCGTACATCGACGACATCTTCCCGCTCGTGAAGTACCCCAACGTCTACATGAAGTTCTCCGCGATCCCCGACTACACGGCCGAGCCGTACCCCTATCCGTCCCTCACCCCGACGCTGCGCCGTGTCTACGACGCGTACGGCCCGCAGCGGCTCATGTGGGCCTCGGACACGACGCGGGTGCGCGGGGCGACCTGGCGGGAGAACCTCGACCACGTCAGGTACACGCTCGACTTCCTCAGCGAGGAGGACAAGGTCTGGATCCTCGGCCGGACGGCGGCCACGGTGCTGAACTGGCCCCGTCCCGAGAGCGGCTGGGAGTGGGAGCACGCCGGGCCGGGCGCCACCGAGGTGGCGCGCTGA
- a CDS encoding aldehyde dehydrogenase family protein — protein MTFTAPSAADFYSSWIDGSWRESDMRYPAINPATGRPFADLASASAGDVDTAVASAEAAFRKNRGAGAATRAAWCRSAAQALLGAHGELAEVLSTEQGKPIAEATGEILFAVRGLEMAAESVLALGGETPQVQDTNKRAIVRREGLGVWAVITPWNFPVNIPVEYLGPALASGNAVVWKPAPTTAVVAAKFREILLAADFPQELLQLVITNEVAVASHLVTHPGIVAVGFTGSSGTGQSIAESAWRKKLLLELGGNSPIVVLGDADIEIAATAISNAAFWNAGQVCSAAGKVLVAASCADELTRLLAKRATETVLGSPLDPGVTMGPVHLESSIARYDRLIENAREHGADVVTGGERIQGEEGFFFPPTVITSVGRDAALFSEETFGPIASLSVFEDEEDMVAAANAGEFGLVGSLFTTDLARAFQLGERIDCGLVVVNDSSNYWEFSLPFGGAAGRQSGRGRLGGRWVIDEFSQVKTLAIDVR, from the coding sequence ATGACATTCACCGCGCCTTCGGCTGCCGACTTCTACTCATCCTGGATCGACGGATCGTGGCGCGAAAGCGACATGCGGTACCCGGCGATCAACCCGGCCACGGGTCGTCCATTCGCCGATTTGGCGTCGGCGTCCGCAGGCGATGTGGACACCGCCGTCGCCAGCGCCGAGGCGGCCTTCCGGAAGAACCGCGGCGCAGGGGCCGCCACCCGTGCCGCATGGTGCCGGTCGGCCGCTCAGGCGCTGCTCGGCGCGCACGGGGAACTCGCCGAGGTGCTCTCCACCGAGCAGGGCAAGCCGATCGCCGAGGCCACCGGGGAGATCCTGTTCGCGGTCCGCGGGCTGGAGATGGCCGCGGAGTCCGTCCTCGCCCTGGGCGGGGAGACGCCGCAGGTCCAGGACACGAACAAGCGGGCGATCGTGCGCCGCGAGGGCCTCGGCGTGTGGGCGGTCATCACCCCGTGGAACTTCCCGGTGAACATTCCGGTCGAGTACCTCGGCCCGGCCCTCGCGTCCGGCAACGCCGTGGTGTGGAAGCCGGCTCCCACCACGGCCGTCGTGGCGGCGAAGTTCCGGGAAATCCTTCTCGCGGCGGATTTCCCGCAGGAACTACTGCAATTGGTGATCACGAACGAAGTCGCGGTCGCCAGCCATCTGGTGACGCATCCGGGAATTGTCGCGGTCGGCTTTACCGGCAGCAGCGGGACGGGTCAGTCCATCGCCGAATCGGCCTGGCGTAAAAAGCTTCTCCTCGAACTGGGCGGGAACTCGCCCATCGTGGTTCTCGGCGATGCCGACATCGAGATCGCCGCAACGGCGATATCGAACGCGGCGTTCTGGAACGCGGGCCAGGTGTGCAGTGCCGCCGGCAAGGTGCTGGTGGCCGCGTCGTGCGCGGACGAGCTCACCCGGCTGCTCGCGAAGCGGGCCACGGAGACGGTCCTGGGGTCCCCGCTGGATCCCGGGGTCACGATGGGACCGGTCCATCTGGAGTCCAGCATCGCCCGGTACGACCGGTTGATCGAGAATGCCCGGGAGCACGGCGCGGACGTCGTGACCGGTGGTGAACGGATCCAGGGCGAGGAGGGCTTCTTCTTCCCGCCCACCGTCATCACCTCCGTCGGCCGCGACGCCGCCCTCTTCAGCGAGGAGACCTTCGGGCCGATCGCCTCGCTGTCGGTCTTCGAGGACGAGGAGGACATGGTCGCGGCCGCGAACGCCGGTGAGTTCGGGCTCGTCGGCTCGTTGTTCACGACCGACCTCGCCAGGGCCTTCCAGTTGGGCGAGCGCATCGACTGCGGGCTGGTGGTGGTCAACGACTCCTCCAACTACTGGGAGTTCAGCTTGCCCTTCGGTGGCGCGGCCGGCCGCCAGTCCGGCCGGGGCCGGCTTGGCGGCCGCTGGGTCATCGACGAGTTCAGCCAGGTCAAGACCCTCGCGATCGACGTCCGGTGA
- a CDS encoding DUF4286 family protein, whose amino-acid sequence MTVAPFSSRFLYWIAIDFGSSDPADVARFNRFYDETHVPEVFARYPGFVAAHRYALQLPDARGDFGGAYLAAYEIESEQAATAFLAQQAAGETAGETAGETVHPVYTADPPLWPDLLTSRWRVLYEKVAETAPSTGTPDVIQIIGIDAPADIGDDELAEFDDFYTNVHLPEATATGGFARGTRYALRRPLKHPEPGCPRYLAVYELASATDEQVLATLRVMQTSRSTPGPDSWTRHTTPWRLWYRNISFTPRTPSPAQATVRQPQ is encoded by the coding sequence GTGACGGTGGCACCCTTCTCCAGCAGGTTCCTGTACTGGATCGCCATCGACTTCGGCAGCTCGGACCCGGCGGACGTCGCGCGGTTCAACCGCTTCTACGACGAGACGCACGTCCCCGAGGTCTTCGCGAGGTATCCGGGCTTCGTGGCCGCGCACCGCTACGCCCTCCAGCTGCCGGACGCGAGGGGCGACTTCGGAGGGGCCTACCTGGCGGCCTACGAGATCGAGAGCGAGCAGGCGGCCACCGCGTTCCTCGCCCAGCAGGCCGCCGGGGAGACCGCCGGGGAGACCGCCGGGGAGACCGTCCATCCCGTCTACACCGCCGACCCGCCGCTCTGGCCGGACCTGCTCACCAGCCGGTGGCGGGTGCTCTATGAGAAGGTCGCCGAGACCGCGCCGTCGACGGGCACCCCGGACGTCATCCAGATCATCGGGATCGACGCGCCCGCGGACATCGGCGACGACGAGCTCGCCGAGTTCGATGACTTCTACACCAATGTCCACCTCCCCGAGGCGACGGCCACCGGCGGCTTCGCCCGGGGGACCAGGTACGCGCTGCGGCGCCCGCTCAAGCATCCGGAACCGGGCTGCCCGCGCTACCTCGCCGTCTACGAGCTGGCGAGCGCCACTGACGAGCAGGTCCTCGCGACGCTGCGGGTGATGCAGACGAGCAGATCGACTCCGGGCCCCGACTCCTGGACCAGGCACACGACACCGTGGCGGCTCTGGTACCGCAATATCTCGTTCACTCCACGGACGCCGTCGCCGGCCCAGGCGACCGTCCGGCAACCTCAGTGA
- a CDS encoding Zn-ribbon domain-containing OB-fold protein: MNAESYERLLPEITPANRPYWDGLAENELRLQCCDACGEYRFPDSEVCPRCLSGSFGWRAVSGKGRLWSWIRMHQRYFSAFEEVRPYLVAYVKLDEGPAVISTLVEAPEELVPDLPVRAVFEPGFSERTILKFAVQGQEPLT, from the coding sequence ATGAACGCCGAGAGCTACGAGCGACTGCTGCCGGAGATCACCCCGGCGAACCGGCCGTACTGGGACGGCCTGGCCGAGAACGAGCTGCGGTTGCAGTGCTGCGACGCCTGCGGCGAGTACCGCTTCCCCGACAGCGAGGTGTGTCCGCGCTGCCTGTCCGGCTCATTCGGCTGGCGCGCGGTCAGCGGGAAGGGGCGGCTGTGGTCCTGGATCAGGATGCATCAGCGGTACTTCAGCGCCTTCGAGGAGGTCAGGCCGTACCTGGTGGCCTACGTCAAGCTCGACGAGGGCCCGGCCGTCATCAGCACGCTCGTGGAGGCGCCGGAGGAGCTCGTCCCCGACCTGCCCGTCCGGGCCGTGTTCGAGCCCGGCTTCAGCGAGCGGACGATCCTCAAGTTCGCCGTCCAGGGGCAGGAGCCCCTCACATGA
- a CDS encoding maleylpyruvate isomerase family mycothiol-dependent enzyme, with product MNEIWPVVHAEREALIRDLEDVPAERWSTPSLCPGWDVHDVVAHLAGDAKTTPLSFVLRFAAARFDFDRYNDAAVARERTDDPRRTLASFRAALHRTTGAPAPKATRLVEAFVHGEDVRRPLGLSRDYPVEPVVTALRHQLRTRVGIGGGKERAEGLHLVATDADLDVGEGPEVRGPALALLLALSGRPIRPDELTGPGAPTLTKDGGPPHP from the coding sequence ATGAACGAGATATGGCCCGTGGTCCACGCCGAACGCGAGGCGCTGATCAGAGACCTGGAGGACGTGCCCGCCGAGCGCTGGTCGACGCCGTCGCTGTGCCCCGGCTGGGACGTCCACGACGTCGTCGCCCATCTCGCCGGCGACGCCAAGACCACCCCTCTGAGCTTCGTGCTGCGCTTCGCCGCGGCCCGCTTCGACTTCGACCGCTACAACGACGCGGCCGTCGCCCGCGAACGCACCGACGACCCCCGCCGCACGCTCGCCTCGTTCCGCGCGGCCCTCCACAGGACCACCGGCGCCCCGGCACCGAAGGCCACCCGTCTCGTCGAGGCGTTCGTCCACGGTGAGGACGTCCGCCGCCCCCTCGGCCTCAGCCGCGACTACCCGGTCGAGCCCGTCGTCACCGCGCTCCGCCACCAGCTCCGCACCCGCGTCGGGATCGGCGGCGGCAAGGAGCGGGCTGAGGGACTGCACCTCGTGGCGACCGACGCGGACCTCGACGTCGGCGAAGGCCCGGAAGTACGCGGCCCGGCCCTGGCGCTCCTGCTGGCCCTGTCAGGACGCCCCATCCGCCCCGACGAACTGACGGGCCCCGGCGCCCCCACCCTGACCAAAGACGGAGGACCACCCCATCCCTGA
- a CDS encoding enoyl-CoA hydratase/isomerase family protein, with protein sequence MSADAGERLVLHEDLGDGVARLTLNRPHKRNAMSRAARSALLDALDDCHGTAKVIILTGAGSAFCSGVDLKEAGEEGTGADDTVEGRRTSWHSVQERIRHHPAIVVAAVNGFALGGGVTLVNSSDLAIAAHEAQLGMPELGFGLYPGLAGPSTQLRLSPKRAAWMVLTTERISGTKAAEWGLVNEAVPLASLADAAVELARRVARFDPVSLDWSKRALHEIPQHISDWTTALRYGEDLRAQIQARSDVLSDGAATYRRAVGKNGGR encoded by the coding sequence ATGAGCGCGGACGCGGGCGAACGGCTCGTCCTGCACGAGGACCTCGGCGACGGCGTCGCGCGGCTCACCCTCAACCGCCCGCACAAGCGCAACGCGATGAGCCGCGCCGCGAGGTCGGCGCTGCTGGACGCCCTGGACGACTGCCACGGGACGGCGAAGGTCATCATCCTGACCGGGGCCGGCAGCGCCTTCTGCTCCGGGGTCGATCTCAAGGAGGCGGGCGAGGAGGGCACCGGGGCCGACGACACCGTCGAGGGGAGGCGGACGAGCTGGCACTCGGTGCAGGAGAGGATCCGGCACCATCCCGCGATCGTCGTCGCGGCGGTCAACGGGTTCGCCCTCGGCGGGGGCGTCACGCTGGTCAACTCCTCCGATCTCGCCATCGCGGCCCATGAGGCGCAGCTCGGCATGCCGGAGCTCGGGTTCGGCCTGTACCCCGGGCTCGCCGGGCCGTCGACCCAGCTCCGCCTCTCGCCGAAGCGCGCGGCCTGGATGGTGCTGACCACCGAGCGCATCAGCGGCACCAAGGCCGCCGAATGGGGACTGGTCAACGAGGCGGTGCCACTGGCCTCGCTCGCGGACGCCGCCGTCGAGCTCGCCCGCCGCGTCGCGCGGTTCGACCCGGTCAGCCTCGACTGGTCGAAGCGGGCGCTGCACGAGATCCCCCAGCACATCTCCGACTGGACCACGGCGCTGCGCTACGGCGAGGACCTCCGCGCGCAGATCCAGGCCCGGAGCGACGTCCTCTCCGACGGCGCCGCGACCTACCGCCGGGCCGTGGGCAAGAACGGAGGGCGGTGA
- a CDS encoding 3-oxoacid CoA-transferase: MNRDEPEETTAMSINKIYSSPEAAVADVPDGSSVAIAGFGMVHSFPSSLTVALRKQGAKELCIVANSLGSGPYRSNTLIENCQVNRLIVSFSARAGEGRSAAEEQIAAGRIDVELVPQGTLVERLRAGGAGIGAFFTRTGVGTAIAEGKETRVIDGVEHVLEHGLKVDYAFIRADRADRFGNLQFRGVGRNFMPSFAKGARVVVAEVDEIVDGLIDPEDVGLPGIFVDRVVTATVEVPIDFPTRRAGRTGSSAQEYNGKRAWTRDQMAEIAASLLPEPGYVNLGLGIPTLISNYVEGRDIVLHSENGVLGYGQVAAQEEFDPAVYNAGGQYVTLHDGSSFFDSVTSFEMIRGGRVDAVVLGAFQVDGQANVANWSAPGMVGGGIGGAMDLVAGGSTVIVLMTQCDAQGRPKLVERADYPLTGRGLVDIVVTDLGVFRWQGERFRLDRVAPGFGFEEVAALTELDVALPAD; encoded by the coding sequence GTGAACAGAGACGAGCCGGAGGAGACGACCGCCATGTCGATCAACAAGATCTATTCCTCGCCCGAGGCCGCCGTCGCCGACGTCCCCGACGGGTCCAGCGTGGCCATCGCGGGGTTCGGGATGGTCCACAGCTTCCCGTCCAGCCTCACCGTGGCGCTGCGCAAGCAAGGCGCGAAAGAGCTTTGCATCGTCGCCAACTCCCTGGGCAGTGGTCCCTACCGCTCCAACACCCTGATCGAGAACTGCCAGGTCAATAGGTTGATCGTGTCGTTCTCCGCGCGGGCGGGCGAAGGGAGGTCGGCGGCCGAGGAGCAGATCGCGGCGGGCCGTATCGACGTCGAGCTGGTCCCCCAGGGCACCCTGGTCGAGCGGCTCCGCGCGGGCGGCGCGGGAATCGGCGCGTTCTTCACCCGCACCGGGGTGGGCACCGCGATCGCCGAGGGCAAGGAGACCCGCGTCATCGACGGTGTCGAGCACGTCCTTGAGCACGGCCTCAAGGTCGATTACGCGTTCATCCGCGCCGACCGCGCGGACCGCTTCGGGAACCTGCAGTTCCGGGGCGTCGGCCGCAACTTCATGCCCAGTTTCGCCAAGGGCGCCCGCGTGGTGGTCGCCGAGGTGGACGAGATCGTGGACGGCCTGATCGACCCCGAGGACGTCGGTCTCCCCGGCATCTTCGTCGATCGGGTGGTCACCGCGACGGTCGAGGTGCCGATCGACTTCCCCACCCGGCGCGCGGGCCGCACCGGGAGCAGCGCCCAGGAGTACAACGGCAAGCGGGCCTGGACGAGGGACCAGATGGCCGAGATCGCCGCGTCCCTGCTCCCCGAGCCCGGCTACGTGAACCTCGGCCTCGGGATCCCCACGCTGATCTCGAACTACGTCGAGGGCCGCGACATCGTGCTCCACTCGGAGAACGGCGTCCTCGGGTACGGGCAGGTGGCCGCGCAGGAGGAGTTCGACCCCGCCGTGTACAACGCGGGCGGGCAGTACGTGACGTTGCACGACGGCTCCTCGTTCTTCGACAGCGTCACGTCCTTCGAGATGATCCGCGGCGGCCGGGTGGACGCCGTCGTACTCGGCGCCTTCCAGGTGGACGGCCAGGCGAACGTCGCGAACTGGAGTGCCCCCGGCATGGTCGGCGGCGGCATCGGCGGAGCGATGGACCTCGTCGCGGGCGGCAGCACCGTGATCGTCCTCATGACCCAGTGCGACGCCCAGGGGCGGCCCAAGCTGGTCGAGCGGGCCGACTACCCGCTGACCGGGCGCGGGCTCGTCGACATCGTCGTGACCGACCTCGGCGTGTTCCGCTGGCAGGGCGAGCGGTTCCGGCTCGACAGGGTCGCTCCCGGCTTCGGTTTCGAAGAGGTCGCGGCCCTGACCGAGCTGGACGTCGCCCTGCCCGCGGACTGA
- a CDS encoding Zn-ribbon domain-containing OB-fold protein yields the protein MTTVRTDSALPVPAPDVNPDTAEFWAATQEGRLLVTRCSQCGEAVWYPRPICPFCHSTDTVLEQASGRGTVYTFSIVRRAPGEWGQATPYVLAYVELEEGPRVMTNIVDCSVEDVYIGAPVEVVFFDTGEGAALPRFRLVDA from the coding sequence ATGACCACGGTTCGCACCGACTCGGCACTCCCCGTCCCCGCCCCCGACGTCAACCCGGACACGGCCGAGTTCTGGGCCGCGACGCAGGAAGGGCGGCTGCTGGTCACGCGCTGCTCCCAGTGCGGGGAGGCGGTCTGGTACCCGCGGCCCATCTGCCCGTTCTGCCACAGCACCGACACGGTGCTCGAACAGGCCAGCGGACGCGGGACGGTCTACACGTTCAGCATCGTCCGGCGGGCGCCGGGCGAGTGGGGCCAGGCCACCCCCTACGTGCTCGCCTATGTCGAGCTTGAGGAGGGGCCCAGGGTGATGACGAACATCGTGGACTGCTCCGTCGAGGACGTGTACATCGGCGCCCCGGTCGAGGTCGTGTTCTTCGACACGGGCGAGGGGGCCGCGCTGCCGCGGTTCCGCCTCGTGGACGCGTGA
- a CDS encoding ribbon-helix-helix domain-containing protein, whose amino-acid sequence MARLNITLPDELAATLQGLAAEKKIPSVSGFLRDAAVRKLAYLQDAATVDELFGPPSPDEQALIERLTDGDAQSDRNVA is encoded by the coding sequence ATGGCTCGACTGAACATCACGTTGCCCGACGAGCTCGCCGCGACACTGCAGGGACTCGCCGCGGAAAAGAAGATCCCGTCGGTCTCGGGGTTCCTCCGGGACGCGGCAGTGCGCAAGCTGGCCTATCTCCAGGACGCCGCGACCGTCGATGAGCTGTTCGGCCCTCCGAGCCCGGACGAACAGGCGCTGATCGAACGTCTCACCGACGGTGACGCGCAGTCCGACCGGAACGTTGCGTGA